The following proteins come from a genomic window of Drosophila sulfurigaster albostrigata strain 15112-1811.04 chromosome X, ASM2355843v2, whole genome shotgun sequence:
- the LOC133848544 gene encoding uncharacterized protein LOC133848544 has product MSVNHDFDRKYLRSIEGLCKITCLLCAFIGFLCIACSSVRLSNFRGCFYMIVAVIGFVTTLALFVSRYLRLGQGWQLNSTRCSLGVHATLALSHFIASGLVLSLDIGSYTAAAFFGLTIFSINALEAFGSYRRSRQRDVSTQTV; this is encoded by the exons ATGTCGGTTAATCATGACTTCGATCGCAAGTATTTGCGCAGCATTGAAGGCCTGTGTAAGATCACCTGCCTG CTGTGCGCCTTCATTGGATTCCTGTGCATTGCCTGCAGCTCGGTGAGGCTGAGTAATTTTCGTGGCTGCTTCTATATGATCGTTGCGGTGATTGGCTTTGTGACGACGCTGGCGCTGTTTGTCTCACGTTACCTGCGCCTCGGCCAGGGCTGGCAACTCAACTCGACGCGCTGCTCACTCGGCGTGCACGCAACCCTCGCTCTCAGTCACTTTATTGCCTCCGGTTTGGTGCTCTCACTCGACATTGGCTCATACACAGCGGCAGCG TTCTTTGGCCTGACGATATTCAGCATCAACGCCCTGGAGGCGTTTGGCAGTTATCGACGCAGTCGTCAACGTGATGTTTCCACTCAAACGGTCTAA
- the LOC133847708 gene encoding leucine-rich PPR motif-containing protein, mitochondrial, with amino-acid sequence MAMLRSQLWQQLRRSMRLPMQTTRIFGCPRYAMPNNSRTTAAAQWSNYSTATATTGVTKKRTGKATATQQVSVESLWTQLETYYNQHSVCRLEHVDRLLQQLEKQSFDQSPPLTANQLHFLLGVCVPELLPVPSNKERSQLFRRIWTQLLRVTQPSISHYHTQLQMLRQNQLPLPDHRALLVEIATYNGPPDAELYAALLDVAGASGNMRQATELLAEQRGHNFPLTERNFHALLLGHGRSGNLAGVAEVLNSMLAANIPPSYSTQATCFVAYVENGQLEKARELLKQHPEQFNAPQLLQMLRALVLSQHWDAPLMQQLIVQLPRDIVEDADVPPAIGSLCIQLLHRGQAEQMIQLVGALPTPQYNENQSIDGYATLLLHELFYARTPLPQMLKFATELRQRGQNTRALEVLTELALRRQPSLALDCLEALSAAGETLRPHYFWPLVLQQQRSEGESGVLRVLAEMQRLRVECDEVTLRDYVLPRLWQTLQQPRQALQQLDEVGVRASQTLSHVLNQLLLQHQLTQALELLQLYPTRLQLAPLLTPLASLAVHARATKRYAAFAQLTQALQQRSLQRQEDFVGALLLQMCGPQTRLRQEPDSLLRFLHEMQRLQLKVSPAAAESLLHVAAGSAQPDTRESIVKVLQKMRQSELVLPPDVSVSSGGGGSGSFIKHPRDMSLDELECHLIELEAKQLNTRGVLRRLLQLSVRDGRLERALELLAKCEALRVQISPGMLAAILDLHIKLKDVTRAQQTLLRLQKTYPGFQIDEHKLIDYASLLVHNSQLDEAKQLLRERAAQHKVNGGDYVIKNVWQLLNNVAQQAMKEPVPDSGHSLTFETFEFLRKLGYCQTHNALLGPVLREWLLRGDLDAAIAEFQRLATRYKHTPLQFELLSLLVKLSNGHDEELARFPGTTKESAQQHLANVTATVTRVHGSVNMNSALLLALAESGTETQLRRLIINPEFRLNHEQLLKNCEHLGQEGAVQTLLRLARGVRGLQRAIDEQRIYDMLLTQFAKTNNYEGALDLYDRLQADDELKVSQDFVRNLVQLLQVNNVEIPSSIALRAQIR; translated from the exons ATGGCCATGTTACGCAGCCAACTCTGGCAGCAGTTGCGCCGCTCAATGCGGCTGCCAATGCAAACAACTCGAATATTTGGCTGCCCACGTTATGCAATGCCAAACAACAGCaggacaacagcagctgcccaGTGGAGCAACTATtccacagcaactgcaacaacaggaGTCACTAAGAAGCGCACAGGCAAAGCAACTGCCACACAACAAGTGAGCGTCGAGAGCTTGTGGACACAGTTGGAAACGTACTACAATCAACACAGCGTCTGTCGTCTGGAGCATGTCGATCGTTTGCTACAGCAGCTGGAGAAGCAGTCCTTTGATCAATCACCACCACTCACGGCCAATCAGCTGCACTTTCTCCTTGGCGTCTGTGTGCCCGAGTTGCTGCCGGTGCCGAGTAACAAAGAGCGTTCGCAGCTCTTTCGACGCATCTGGACACAGTTGCTCAGGGTAACGCAACCATCGATATCGCACTATCACACACAGCTGCAGATGCTGCGTCAGAACCAGCTGCCGCTGCCCGATCATCGTGCGCTGCTCGTCGAGATTGCCACCTACAATGGGCCACCAGATGCGGAACTTTATGCAGCCTTGTTGGACGTAGCCGGTGCCAGCGGGAATATGCGACAAGCCACCGAACTGCTGGCGGAGCAGCGTGGCCACAACTTTCCACTGACCGAGCGCAACTTTCATGCGCTGCTCCTGGGTCATGGACGCAGTGGGAATCTCGCCGGCGTTGCCGAGGTGCTGAACAGCATGCTCGCCGCCAACATACCGCCCAGCTACAGCACTCAGGCCACGTGCTTTGTGGCCTACGTGGAGAACGGACAACTGGAGAAGGCGCGTGAGCTGCTCAAGCAGCACCCGGAACAGTTCAACGCcccgcagctgctgcagatgCTGCGCGCCCTGGTGCTGAGCCAGCACTGGGATGCCCCGCTGATGCAGCAGCTCATTGTGCAGCTGCCGCGTGACATTGTCGAGGATGCGGATGTGCCGCCGGCCATTGGCAGCCTGTGCATACAGCTGCTGCATCGCGGCCAGGCGGAGCAGATGATACAGCTGGTGGGCGCATTGCCGACGCCGCAATACAACGAGAACCAGAGCATCGATGGCTATGcgacgttgctgttgcacgaACTGTTTTACGCCCGCACGCCGCTGCCACAGATGCTGAAATTCGCAACCGAGCTGCGACAGCGTGGACAGAATACACGCGCCTTGGAGGTGCTCACCGAATTGGCGCTGCGTCGCCAGCCATCGCTGGCGCTCGACTGCCTGGAGGCGTTGAGTGCGGCGGGCGAGACGCTGCGACCGCATTACTTCTGGCCGCTggtgttgcagcagcagcgaagcGAGGGCGAGTCGGGCGTGTTGCGTGTGCTCGCCGAGATGCAGCGACTCCGCGTCGAGTGCGACGAAGTCACGCTGCGCGATTACGTGTTGCCTCGTCTGTGGCAGACGTTGCAACAGCCACGCCAGGCGCTGCAACAGCTCGACGAGGTCGGTGTGCGTGCCTCGCAGACGCTGTCGCATGTGCTCaaccagctgctgttgcagcaccAATTGACGCAGGCGCtggagctgctgcagctgtatCCCACGCGACTGCAGCTGGCGCCGCTTTTGACGCCGCTCGCCTCGTTGGCGGTGCATGCTCGTGCCACCAAGCGGTATGCTGCCTTTGCGCAGCTGACGCAGGCGCTGCAACAGCGCTCGTTGCAGCGGCAGGAGGATTTCGTTggtgcgctgctgctgcagatgtGTGGACCACAAACGCGCTTGCGTCAGGAGCCGGACTCCTTGTTGCGCTTCCTGCACGAGATGCAGCGACTGCAACTTAAGGTGTCGCCGGCGGCAGCCGAGTCGCTGCTCCATGTGGCAGCGGGAAGTGCGCAACCGGATACCCGGGAATCGATTGTCAAGGTGCTGCAGAAGATGCGACAGTCGGAGCTGGTGTTGCCACCGGATGTGAGCgtcagcagcggcggcggcggcagcggcagcttcATCAAGCATCCGCGTGACATGTCGCTGGATGAGTTGGAGTGCCATCTCATCGAGCTGGAGGCCAAGCAGCTCAACACACGCGGCGTGCTGCGTCGGCTGCTGCAGCTCTCGGTTCGTGATGGACGCCTGGAGCGTGCCCTCGAGTTGCTGGCCAAGTGCGAAGCGCTGCGTGTTCAGATCAGTCCTGGCATGCTGGCGGCGATTCTTGATCTACACATCAAGCTCAAGGATGTGACGCGTGCTCAGCAGACGTTGCTACGATTGCAGAAAACTTATCCAG GTTTCCAGATCGATGAGCACAAGCTGATTGACTATGCGTCACTCTTGGTGCACAACTCCCAGTTGGATGAGgcaaagcagctgctgcgtgAGCGTGCAGCACAGCATAAAGTGAACGGCGGCGACTATGTGATCAAGAACgtgtggcagctgctcaacAACGTTGCCCAGCAGGCGATGAAGGAGCCGGTGCCCGATTCCGGCCACAGTCTGACCTTCGAAACGTTTGAATTCCTGCGTAAACTTGGCTACTGTCAGACGCACAATGCGTTGCTCGGTCCCGTGTTGCGTGAGTGGCTGCTGCGAGGCGATTTGGATGCCGCAATCGCCGAGTTCCAACGGCTGGCCACACGCTACAAGCACACACCGCTGCAATTCGAGCTGCTCTCGCTGCTGGTCAAGCTGAGCAATGGCCACGATGAGGAGCTGGCACGCTTCCCGGGCACAACCAAGGAATCGGCGCAACAGCATTTGGCCAATGTGACGGCGACGGTGACGCGAGTCCATGGCAGTGTGAATATGAATAGCGCCTTGTTGCTGGCACTCGCTGAATCCGGCACGGAGACGCAGCTGCGTCGACTGATCATCAATCCAGAGTTTCGACTGAATCACGAACAGCTGCTGAAGAACTGCGAGCATTTGGGTCAAGAGGGCGCCGTCCAGACGCTACTGCGTTTGGCCCGCGGAGTTCGCGGCTTGCAGCGTGCCATCGACGAGCAGCGCATCTATGACATGCTGCTCACACAATTTGCCAAGACCAACAACTATGAGGGTGCCCTCGATCTGTACGATCGCCTGCAGGCGGACGATGAACTGAAGGTGTCGCAGGACTTTGTCCGCAATCTTGTGCAACTGCTGCAGGTGAACAACGTCGAGATACCCAGCTCGATAGCGTTGCGTGCTCAGATCAGATAG
- the LOC133847253 gene encoding enoyl-CoA delta isomerase 3, peroxisomal: protein MSGAAAVVNLKTFKELLITRRGALLIIQFNRPQLQNALRRRTIYELLRALDLANTDSQISVVVLTGDDVAFTAGNDLSDLLAMQRKSGDEALDVHFKASNFVMTSLVKKMLLNRKVLISLVRGNCIGLGVIIAMLCDIVYATDSARFWTPFSQLGLCAEGGASWMLPQILGRSKASEMLLFGEHLDAQAALQHGMIAGLVSNVEQFWQRMEQHAKLPSVSLMATKRLLLQPWRQQLLDTLNVEGAELEKLRAGPTYRSQILAFARRKKISSKL from the coding sequence ATGAGCGGAGCTGCGGCCGTTGTCAATTTGAAGACATTCAAGGAGCTCTTAATTACGCGCCGTGGCGCTCTCTTAATTATCCAATTCAATCGCCCTCAGCTGCAGAATGCACTGCGTCGTCGCACCATCTACGAACTGTTGCGTGCCCTGGACTTGGCCAATACCGATTCGCAGATCAGTGTCGTTGTGCTCACAGGCGACGATGTCGCCTTCACAGCGGGCAATGACTTGAGCGATCTTTTAGCGATGCAGCGGAAGAGCGGCGACGAAGCGTTGGACGTGCATTTCAAAGCGAGCAACTTTGTGATGACATCGCTGGTGAAGAAGATGCTGCTCAATCGCAAGGTGCTCATCTCTCTCGTCCGGGGCAATTGCATTGGCCTGGGCGTCATCATTGCGATGCTCTGCGATATCGTCTATGCCACGGACTCGGCTCGCTTCTGGACACCATTCTCGCAGCTGGGCCTGTGTGCGGAGGGCGGCGCCAGCTGGATGTTGCCACAGATTTTGGGACGCAGCAAAGCCTCTGAAATGCTGCTCTTTGGCGAGCACCTCGACGCACAGGCTGCACTGCAGCATGGCATGATTGCCGGCCTGGTGTCGAATGTTGAGCAGTTCTGGCAGCGTATGGAACAACATGCCAAGCTGCCATCCGTCTCATTGATGGCCACGAAGCGGCTGCTTTTGCAGCCCTGGCGTCAGCAGCTGCTGGATACTCTGAATGTGGAGGGCGCCGAGCTAGAGAAGCTGCGAGCTGGGCCTACTTATCGCTCGCAGATCTTGGCCTTTGCCAGGCGCAAGAAGATAAGCAGCAAACTGTAA
- the LOC133847252 gene encoding large subunit GTPase 1 homolog, which yields MGKKTKGGSNLGRQLIKDRFGHTARRKVDNDTMLHTTELQDGYDWGRLNLSSVTEESSFNAFLRTAELAGTEFQAEKLNITFVNPKQRVGLLSKTQEQHMHQKHAEHIDQLKIPRRPKWTKETSAEDLERAENEAFLNWRRDLALLQENEEILMTPYEKNLEFWRQLWRVVERSDVVVQIVDARNPLLFRSVDLERYVSEVSDGQKLNMILVNKSDLLTLEQRQHWAQYFDCEGIRTAFYSATLVEEELKREAEAAKLAAESPSTALELKELRQAAEDIQHSLDAVEHTLDAIESKIQPKTESQQVKLPRLPGDKNSAHLLSRLELIDFLRHIYTGPRNSSQHVTIGMVGYPNVGKSSTINSLMTMKKVSVSATPGKTKRFQTLFLENDILLCDCPGLVMPSFVLTKADMLLNGILPIDQMRDHVPAVNLLCERIPRHILEDKYGIVIAKPLEGEDPDRPPFSEELLLAYGYNRGFMTSNGQPDQARSARYVLKDYVNGKLLFALGPPSVDQSEYHTFPERQRKVIEESQLPSQQQRAMRIDKSSSKELDNQFFTDKPSTAHVKGRTNFPHVRLANDGTLVANDAGAAAKPWRNVKKERREKLRKKVLPPR from the exons ATGGGAAAGAAAACCAAAGGAGGGAGCAATCTGGGACGCCAGCTGATCAAGGATCGGTTTGGCCACACGGCGCGTCGCAAAGTGGACAACGATACGATG CTGCACACAACGGAGCTGCAAGATGGCTACGATTGGGGTCGTCTCAATCTCTCTTCTGTTACCGAGGAGTCGTCATTCAACGCCTTTCTGCGCACTGCGGAATTGGCGGGCACAGAATTTCAGGCCGAGAAACTGAACATCACCTTTGTGAATCCCAAACAGCGTGTCGGCTTGCTGAGCAAGACACAAGAGCAACATATGCATCAGAAGCACGCCGAGCACATCGATCAACTCAAGATACCGCGTCGTCCCAAGTGGACAAAGGAAACGAGTGCTGAGGATTTGGAACGCGCCGAGAACGAAGCCTTCCTCAATTGGCGTCGTGATCTAGCGCTGCTGCAAGAGAACGAAGAGATTCTGATGACACCCTACGAAAAGAATTTGGAATTCTGGCGTCAATTGTGGCGCGTTGTCGAGCGTTCCGATGTCGTGGTGCAAATTGTCGATGCACGCAATCCGTTGCTCTTTCGCAGTGTCGACTTGGAGCGCTATGTGAGCGAGGTGAGCGATGGGCAGAAGCTCAACATGATCCTGGTGAACAAATCGGATCTGCTCACACTGGAGCAGCGTCAGCATTGGGCACAGTACTTTGACTGCGAAGGTATACGCACAGCTTTCTATTCCGCCACGCTGGTGGAGGAGGAGCTGAAGCGTGAGGCGGAGGCAGCCAAGTTGGCTGCAGAGTCACCGTCGACAGCACTGGAGCTAAAAGAGTTGCGTCAAGCTGCCGAGGATATACAGCATTCATTGGATGCGGTCGAACACACACTGGATGCCATCGAGAGCAAGATACAGCCCAAGACAGAGTCGCAACAGGTGAAGTTGCCACGTCTACCGGGTGATAAGAACAGCGCACATCTGTTGTCGCGCCTCGAACTCATTGATTTTCTGCGTCACATCTACACGGGACCCCGGAACAGCAGTCAACATGTCACCATCGGCATGGTCGGTTATCCAAATGTGGGCAAAAGCAGTACCATCAATTCGTTGATGACCATGAAGAAAGTCTCGGTTTCTGCGACGCCCGGCAAGACAAAACGCTTTCAGACGCTCTTCCTCGAGAACGATATATTGCTGTGCGATTGTCCGGGTCTGGTGATGCCCAGTTTTGTGCTGACCAAGGCGGACATGTTGCTCAATGGCATTCTGCCCATCGATCAGATGCGTGATCATGTGCCCGCCGTCAATCTGTTGTGCGAGCGCATTCCGCGTCACATCCTCGAGGATAAGTATGGCATTGTGATAGCCAAGCCGCTGGAAGGCGAGGATCCCGATCGTCCACCATTCTCCGAGGAACTGCTGCTTGCCTATGGCT ATAATCGCGGCTTTATGACATCGAATGGACAGCCGGATCAGGCACGTTCGGCTCGCTATGTGCTCAAGGATTATGTCAATGGCAAGCTGCTCTTCGCTCTGGGTCCGCCATCGGTTGATCAGTCCGAGTATCACACATTTCCCGAACGCCAGCGCAAAGTCATCGAAGAGTCGCAGCTGCCTAGTCAACAGCAGCGAGCTATGCGC ATCGACAAGAGTTCGTCCAAGGAGTTGGATAACCAGTTCTTCACCGACAAACCAAGTACAGCCCATGTCAAGGGACGCACCAACTTTCCCCACGTCCGTCTGGCCAACGATGGCACATTGGTAGCCAACGATGCCGGAGCTGCAGCCAAACCGTGGCGCAATGTGAAGAAGGAGCGACGCGAGAAGCTGCGTAAAAAAGTTCTCCCACCTCGATGA
- the LOC133848268 gene encoding GDP-fucose protein O-fucosyltransferase 2 — protein sequence MPQWWPVRWSQLSLLSLLLHTLLVAIVHTSTDGVRFSSNHCQRHLFWEQLPGEATATCPADILALRGAVYLLYDVNISEGFNLRRDVYIRMAVFVRRLQRRNKRFRNVRLVLPPWPRLYHWHSHGLAQTNLLWRHFFDVESLRRFAPVLDYDEFLAEYRMFGHPSPPFVHVSQVFRLTHYEIMLEQGIFRDKYERVTTPPLPDACNEKSLSGGALLQQPLLRHGRYHCVRFQGSAGLLERLLREAIREDTAGAEDAHDMRVYAVISAETVLHDNWGDEQFWLARRSMRFAPQLSQVAADFRLTSLATTDSTAGVQRPAMWELERHKRDARGGDYLCAHLRRGDFVKSRESTTPTLKAAAQQMKQLLRAFNMTTVFVASDATPYELLELKELFYRFRFVHFTPESKWQRNQLKDGGVAIVDQLICSYAKHFVGTYESTFTYRIYEEREILGFNKASTFNTFCKALGGNCARNAVWPIVWPEDADEDDERFY from the coding sequence ATGCCACAATGGTGGCCAGTGCGGTGGTCACAGCTATCGCTTCTGTCGCTACTATTGCACACGCTCCTGGTCGCCATTGTCCACACCAGCACCGATGGAGTCAGGTTCAGCAGTAACCACTGTCAACGGCACCTCTTCTGGGAACAGCTGCCGGGCGAGGCGACAGCCACTTGTCCAGCGGATATTCTGGCACTGCGAGGAGCCGTCTATCTGCTCTACGATGTGAACATCTCGGAGGGATTCAATCTACGACGCGATGTCTACATTCGGATGGCGGTGTTTGTGCGTCGCCTGCAACGTCGCAACAAGCGCTTTCGCAACGTGCGTCTCGTGCTGCCACCCTGGCCACGCCTCTACCACTGGCACTCCCACGGCCTGGCCCAGACCAATCTGCTCTGGCGTCACTTCTTCGACGTGGAGAGTTTGCGTCGCTTTGCTCCCGTCCTCGACTACGATGAGTTCCTAGCCGAATACCGCATGTTTGGCCATCCATCGCCGCCCTTTGTCCATGTATCGCAGGTCTTTCGTCTCACACACTACGAGATCATGCTGGAGCAGGGCATCTTTCGCGATAAGTACGAGCGTGTGACAACGCCGCCATTGCCCGATGCCTGCAACGAGAAATCCCTCAGTGGCGGggcgctgctgcagcagccgctATTGCGCCACGGACGCTATCATTGTGTGCGGTTTCAGGGCAGCGCCGGACTCCTCGAGCGTCTGTTGCGCGAAGCCATACGTGAGGATACCGCGGGTGCAGAGGATGCCCACGATATGCGGGTCTATGCGGTGATCAGTGCCGAGACCGTGCTCCACGACAACTGGGGCGATGAGCAGTTTTGGCTTGCACGACGCTCGATGCGTTTCGCTCCCCAGCTCAGCCAGGTGGCAGCCGATTTTCGGCTGACTTCGTTGGCCACCACAGACAGTACGGCGGGCGTCCAACGTCCGGCAATGTGGGAGCTGGAGCGGCACAAGCGTGATGCACGCGGTGGCGATTATTTGTGTGCGCATCTGAGGCGAGGCGACTTTGTCAAGTCACGGGAATCAACGACACCCACGCTGAAGGCGGCCGCACAGCAAATGAAGCAGCTGCTGAGGGCATTCAATATGACCACCGTGTTTGTGGCCAGCGATGCAACGCCCTATGAGCTGCTCGAGCTCAAGGAGCTCTTCTATCGCTTTCGCTTTGTGCACTTTACGCCGGAGTCGAAGTGGCAACGCAATCAGCTGAAGGATGGCGGAGTGGCGATTGTGGATCAGTTGATTTGCTCATATGCCAAACATTTTGTGGGCACCTATGAGAGCACGTTCACCTATCGCATTTATGAGGAGCGCGAAATCCTCGGCTTCAACAAGGCGAGCACCTTCAACACATTCTGCAAGGCATTAGGTGGGAATTGTGCTCGGAATGCGGTTTGGCCAATTGTCTGGCCTGAGGATGCTGATGAGGACGATGAGAGGTTTTATTGA
- the LOC133847024 gene encoding ribonucleases P/MRP protein subunit POP1, with product MASQKLEYDASLGGRETLPSHVATYQYAAGALNEIKTLIEEAQLPASSKLIFQTLPKHMRRRAMSHHPKRLPRKYRAAHKSQMGKAGNQPVTNKRPSRKYRRRPKNLMREYVRRQRKHRWLETHIWHAKRFHMIDRWGYRLPYASCDKTFRACYRASGTHCLLQDMSFYSCVQLQGSLELLRAGFQRLSSDRCGLGIAAKTFVQGYREGSIELFADGQYPAGALQRVRFMWRRETAGEKASVRTLWLWLHPAAAEATIEQLNSVFQLKSAKQQTLPLPLPEQDTDKSKPLRFWTQTKAVERHRTYVNAEDAVELLVLEQELNRFRLTGDNCQRVLAASLRAERPTKLEEQAAYCEATLQLESPQQAPVSNLIMGYQVTDPRLQRPRQRSKAAKSELPATGSTLCLQQRPVNLSDSGLWDAAVRERLGQNMLTVHKYEQLRQQSVVVPGERCAFEERVQSLPLLLIHRPGCHEGRLGYGSGWDVIAPADYGMALWKTFVMWGARPGGLREFDSVAREAGVELHLPDTIAGKQLAALATAERRLRYFRLPPNKRCNYRKLSVVSPFAAPWQQLVRDWREASDAAFYVLRDHRLLQSLKQCVLHGLVDYPAEVPDDSLIQIRLQLHARGQLKANALICLPTAQDWQRQRRQLKRNDLAPVHLEPPLPDANERRRKETRLGHKRLLKRLRARRVREKRKLQETSTRRVHIRAAQTAQLVREQFERMCRLWLPTEPAETRDSVRRQCSREVFGYVTTAGFSYSQAKVCGVGYVVAAGLRQLLAERVDRGNGGKTLLCLVRDADSLVYRFARLEISESVLFSPC from the exons ATGGCCTCACAAAAGCTGGAGTACGATGCCAGCCTTGGCGGTCGTGAGACGCTGCCCAGCCATGTGGCCACATATCAATACGCTGCCGGTGCCCtgaatgaaatcaaaacaCTGATCGAGGAGGCGCAACTGCCGGCGAGCAGTAAGCTCATCTTTCAAACGCTGCCCAAGCACATGCGTCGCCGTGCCATGTCCCATCACCCGAAGCGTTTGCCACGCAAATATCGTGCCGCCCACAAATCTCAAATGGGCAAGGCGGGCAATCAGCCGGTGACTAATAAGCGACCCTCGCGCAAATATCGCCGCCGTCCCAAGAATCTGATGCGTGAGTATGTGCGGCGACAGCGCAAACACCGCTGGCTGGAGACGCACATCTGGCACGCAAAACGTTTCCACATGATCGATCGCTGGGGCTACCGTTTGCCCTACGCCAGCTGTGACAAGACTTTCCGGGCTTGCTATCGGGCCAGCGGCACTCATTGCCTGCTGCAGGACATGAGCTTCTACAGCTGCGTGCAGTTGCAGGGCAGCCTAGAGCTGTTGCGTGCCGGTTTCCAGCGTCTGAGCAGCGATCGTTGTGGACTTGGCATTGCGGCCAAGACATTTGTCCAAGGGTATCGTGAGGGCAGCATCGAACTCTTTGCGGATGGCCAATATCCAGCTGGAGCGCTGCAGCGTGTGCGCTTCATGTGGCGTCGCGAAACAGCAGGCGAGAAGGCAAGTGTGCGCACCTTGTGGCTGTGGCTCCATCCGGCGGCAGCAGAGGCGACAATTGAGCAGCTCAACAGTGTGTTTCAGCTGAAGTCAGCGAAGCAGCAaacgttgccgttgccattgcccgAACAGGACACTGACAAATCGAAGCCGCTTCGTTTCTGGACACAAACCAAGGCTGTGGAACGTCATCGCACCTATGTGAATGCCGAGGATGCTGTGGAGCTGCTCGTGTTGGAGCAGGAACTGAATCGCTTTCGTCTCACCGGTGATAATTGCCAACGTGTGCTTGCCGCCAGTTTGCGTGCCGAGCGTCCGACGAAGCTCGAAGAGCAGGCCGCCTACTGTGAGGCTACATTGCAACTGGAGTCGCCGCAACAGGCGCCCGTCTCGAATCTAATAATGGGCTATCAAGTCACCGATCCGCGTCTACAGCGACCCAGGCAACGCAGCAAAGCAGCCAAGTCCGAGTTGCCAGCAACTGGCAGCACTTTGTGTCTGCAACAACGTCCCGTCAATCTGTCCGACAGCGGCTTGTGGGATGCGGCGGTGCGCGAGCGTCTCGGCCAGAACATGTTGACGGTGCACAAATACGAGCAGCTGCGTCAGCAAAGCGTCGTCGTGCCCGGCGAGCGTTGCGCCTTCGAGGAGCGTGTGCAgtcgttgccattgttgctcATTCACCGTCCGGGCTGTCATGAGGGACGCCTGGGCTATGGCTCTGGCTGGGATGTGATTGCGCCTGCCGACTATGGCATGGCGCTGTGGAAGACATTCGTCATGTGGGGAGCACGCCCAGGTGGACTACGAGAGTTCGATTCGGTGGCCAGGGAGGCGGGCGTCGAGCTGCATTTGCCCGATACCATTGCAG GCAAACAGCTTGCTGCTCTGGCGACTGCAGAGCGACGCCTGCGCTACTTTCGGCTGCCGCCCAACAAGCGCTGCAATTACCGCAAACTGTCCGTCGTCAGTCCGTTTGCAGCGCCGTGGCAGCAGCTGGTGCGCGATTGGCGTGAAGCCAGCGATGCTGCCTTCTATGTGTTGCGTGATCACCGGCTGCTGCAGAGCCTCAAGCAGTGTGTGCTCCATGGACTAGTTGATTATCCCGCCGAGGTGCCCGACGACAGTCTCATCCAGATTCGCTTGCAGCTGCATGCTCGCGGTCAACTAAAAGCAAACGCCTTGATTTGCCTGCCCACGGCACAGGATTGGCAGCGTCAGCGGCGGCAGCTGAAGCGCAACGATCTGGCACCCGTGCATCTGGAGCCACCGCTGCCCGATGCCAATGAGCGGCGACGCAAGGAGACGCGTCTGGGCCACAAGAGGCTGCTGAAGCGTTTGCGAGCGCGTCGCGTGCGCGAGAAGCGCAAATTGCAGGAGACGAGCACGCGACGTGTGCACATTCGTGCAGCGCAGACAGCGCAGCTGGTGCGTGAGCAATTCGAGCGGATGTGTCGCCTCTGGCTGCCCACGGAGCCGGCGGAGACGCGGGACAGCGTGCGACGTCAGTGCAGTCGCGAGGTGTTTGGCTATGTGACAACGGCTGGCTTCAGTTACAGCCAGGCGAAGGTATGCGGCGTTGGCTATGTGGTTGCAGCGGGACTTCGTCAGCTGCTGGCGGAGAGAGTGGACAGAGGAAACGGTGGCAAGACGCTGCTGTGTTTGGTCCGTGATGCAGATAGTTTGGTGTATCGATTCGCTCGTCTCGAAATCAGCGAGTCCGTTCTCTTCTCGCCTTGCTGA